Proteins from one Coffea arabica cultivar ET-39 chromosome 8c, Coffea Arabica ET-39 HiFi, whole genome shotgun sequence genomic window:
- the LOC113706863 gene encoding uncharacterized protein, with protein sequence MSVTTTTVAPAAADAAGKPARKFPPPCWTQEETLALIDAYRERWYALRRGYLRTADWDAVAAAVTNRCPDASPAKTSAQCRHKMEKLRQRYRAEKQRSLSYPSGRFFSSWFFFENMDAMENGTSVSVAGSNREPENRENSASGFPLKTFLDQNILKLKLSTKNRSTKVDGNSSPNFGFSQGVRAKNSSKNADQKVGSDFSSKVFNGGYSSYMDIGSDKDEEEMDFHGGFRAKNVDDGMPGLTGFKGKNFGKILGNSRSGFEFESLGGKGFEASDGFHMQTLGDESMVPPRLRLKRIGKVNRSFDADQAKDGSWVSLGTRRKYAENLDSDLESSGGLNGFYDQSRLGFEKRGFGGDSGGRGEAKRGRSSIDEMVSSIKMLGEGFMKMENMKMDMAREMEKNRMEMEMKRNELILESQRQIVDALAQSLMEIKRKKVKITAAPET encoded by the coding sequence ATGTCCGTCACCACCACAACCGTTGCTCCGGCTGCTGCTGATGCCGCCGGGAAGCCTGCCAGGAAATTCCCACCGCCTTGTTGGACCCAAGAGGAGACTCTGGCCTTGATAGACGCCTACCGCGAGAGATGGTATGCGCTCCGCCGCGGATATCTTCGAACGGCCGACTGGGATGCGGTGGCGGCAGCTGTCACCAATCGCTGCCCAGATGCTTCTCCCGCCAAGACTTCCGCTCAGTGCCGCCACAAGATGGAGAAGCTCCGGCAGCGCTACCGAGCAGAAAAGCAGCGGTCACTCTCCTACCCCTCCGGCAGATTCTTCTCCTCTTGGTTTTTCTTTGAGAATATGGACGCCATGGAAAATGGAACCTCTGTTTCAGTGGCTGGATCGAATCGAGAACCTGAGAATCGGGAAAATTCTGCTAGTGGGTTTCCGTTGAAGACTTTTCTTGATCAGAATATATTGAAATTAAAACTTAGTACTAAAAACAGAAGTACCAAAGTTGATGGCAATTCAAGTCCTAACTTTGGTTTCAGCCAAGGTGTCAGGGCTAAGAATTCGTCGAAGAATGCTGATCAAAAGGTGGGCTCTGATTTTAGTTCTAAAGTTTTCAATGGTGGATACTCTTCGTATATGGATATTGGATCTGATAAAGATGAGGAAGAAATGGATTTCCATGGCGGGTTTCGCGCCAAGAACGTTGATGATGGAATGCCAGGGCTTACGGGGTTTAAAGGGAAGAACTTTGGCAAGATTCTAGGGAATTCTAGGAGTGGTTTTGAGTTTGAATCTCTAGGAGGCAAAGGTTTTGAAGCTAGTGATGGATTTCATATGCAAACTTTGGGTGATGAGAGTATGGTTCCGCCGCGACTTAGGCTGAAGAGGATTGGGAAGGTGAACAGGAGTTTTGATGCTGATCAGGCTAAGGATGGGTCATGGGTGTCTCTTGGCACTAGGAGAAAGTATGCTGAAAATTTGGATTCTGATCTCGAATCGTCTGGAGGTTTGAATGGGTTTTACGATCAGTCAAGGTTGGGATTTGAGAAGAGGGGTTTTGGCGGCGACAGTGGTGGAAGAGGAGAGGCGAAAAGGGGGCGGAGTTCAATTGATGAAATGGTTTCGTCCATTAAGATGTTGGGAGAAGGTTTCATGAAGATGGAAAATATGAAAATGGATATGGCAAGGGAGATGGAGAAAAATCGAATGGAGATGGAGATGAAACGGAATGAATTGATACTCGAATCACAGCGACAGATTGTTGATGCTCTTGCACAGAGTTTGATGGAGATCAAGAGAAAAAAGGTGAAGATCACAGCTGCACCAGAAACGTAG
- the LOC140013260 gene encoding receptor-like protein 6, protein MEKQNWLCLLSAHLLILQSAIASSFSVHHFCHHDEGLALLQFKEQFKISASNEFSSYCSYFGQHPHPKITSWNESTDCCTWDGVTCHEITGHIIQLDLSCSQIEGVISPNSSLFGLSQLQKLNLAYNDFQQSRILREFSGLTQLTHLNLSTSNFKGQIASEISQLSKLVLVDFSLHPPSSTTLRLQKQDFQMLLRNLTKISVLCLSSVHIASEVPLNFSSSLTYLDLSSTGMHGNLPDHVFEIPNMQALVLGSNENLTGILPKFNSSISSLEVLDLSFTNLFGELPVSIGCLKSLNSLILYGCQFSGSLPESIGNLSKLTDLELGSNNFVGQIPRSISNFVWLKTLDLSGNRFPGPIPDSFNNLQKLTSLSLFSNPLVGPLPPSVVNLTGLVELDIRFTSLSGPLPSNASGLQNLVSLLLTHSFLDGTLPSWLFHLPSVILLDLAFNHFTGQLPDFTGNSSLTLFFLDHNKLQGPIPKSISTLRKLIWLDLSSNNLSGIVDLIMFSNMKNLVYLYLSSNRLVCRIDSDVSLLNLGQLGLSSCGLKEFPGFIQNSKNLSYLDLSSNNIRQIPSWLPSTAWDSLTYLNLSYNAISTPFMPPWKSLSVLDIRSNQLQGPLPISICNLEVLFFLDMSENKFSGEIPHCFGNFSSGLAVLNLKNNRLQGSIGMTFAWNNGLRYLGLQGNLFEGQLPRSLVKCEKLEVFDVGNNKINDTFPTWVENLKELNVLVLKSNRFFGTIDNNFKTKSPFKKLQIMDLSNNEFTGVVPIRLLTSLRAMMNSDRTESRAMYMGAGYIGYDNDYRYSLSISMKGLSMELPQIITTLTAIDLSSNRFSGEIDDVIGSLVGLEVLNLSHNRFSGHIPSSFGNLSSLESLDISCNQIDGEIPQQLTMMTSLEFLNLSQNHLVGRIPQGNQFNTFSNDSYKGNVGLCGLPLTKKCSESDFVVPPPLPIDQEEEQSNFFSGFTWKPVMIGYGFGIVLGLALGWLMFATGKPQWIVKFVEDATYKQKTR, encoded by the coding sequence ATGGAGAAGCAAAATTGGCTTTGTTTACTATCAGCTCACCTTCTCATACTGCAAAGTGCAATTGCTTCCTCTTTTTCCGTGCATCATTTCTGCCACCATGATGAAGGTCTTGCGTTGCTTCAGTTTAAAGAGCAATTCAAGATTAGCGCATCCAATGAATTTTCGTCCTACTGTAGTTACTTTGGTCAGCATCCTCATCCGAAGATTACATCTTGGAACGAGAGTACAGATTGCTGCACCTGGGATGGAGTCACCTGCCATGAGATCACTGGTCATATAATTCAATTAGACCTCAGCTGCAGCCAAATTGAAGGAGTCATCAGTCCTAATAGTAGCCTCTTCGGCCTTTCTCAACTCCAGaaactaaacttggcgtacaatgATTTCCAGCAATCGCGAATTTTGCGCGAGTTCAGTGGATTAACACAGCTGACACACCTCAACCTCTCGACTTCAAATTTCAAGGGCCAAATTGCATCAGAAATATCTCAGTTGTCGAAGTTAGTTTTGGTTGATTTCTCTCTACATCCCCCAAGCTCCACAACTTTAAGACTTCAAAAACAAGATTTTCAAATGCTTCTACGAAATTTAACCAAGATAAGTGTGCTTTGTCTGTCTTCTGTACATATAGCATCTGAGGTTCCATTAAATTTTTCTTCATCCTTAACATATCTAGATCTTAGCAGTACAGGAATGCATGGTAATCTACCAGATCATGTTTTCGAGATACCGAACATGCAGGCGCTTGTATTAGGTAGCAATGAGAACCTCACCGGTATTTTACCTAAGTTTAACTCCAGCATATCTTCTTTGGAAGTCTTGGATCTCAGTTTTACCAACTTGTTTGGTGAACTTCCTGTGTCAATCGGCTGCTTGAAATCCTTAAACTCCTTGATATTATATGGCTGTCAATTCTCTGGTTCTTTACCCGAATCCATTGGCAACCTTTCAAAACTCACTGACTTGGAACTGGGATCCAACAATTTTGTCGGACAAATCCCAAGGAGTATTTCAAATTTTGTGTGGCTGAAGACACTAGACCTTTCAGGCAATCGATTTCCAGGTCCAATTCCAGATTCTTTCAACAATCTCCAAAAGCTAACCTCTCTATCTCTTTTTTCCAACCCTCTAGTTGGTCCATTGCCGCCTTCAGTTGTCAACCTTACAGGGCTTGTAGAATTAGACATTAGATTCACTTCGCTATCTGGTCCACTTCCTTCTAATGCATCTGGTCTCCAAAATCTCGTAAGTCTTCTGTTAACCCACAGTTTTCTTGATGGCACACTTCCATCATGGTTGTTTCACCTTCCATCAGTGATTTTGTTAGATCTTGCATTTAATCATTTCACTGGGCAATTGCCTGATTTCACAGGAAATTCTTCATtgactcttttctttttggatcATAATAAATTACAAGGTCCGATTCCCAAGTCAATATCTACACTTAGGAAGCTAATATGGCTTGATCTTTCGTCAAACAATTTAAGTGGCATTGTTGATTTGATTATGTTCTCGAATATGAAAAACCTTGTTTACCTTTATCTTTCCTCCAATAGATTAGTATGTAGGATTGACAGCGATGTCTCACTTCTTAACCTTGGACAGTTGGGATTATCATCTTGTGGGCTAAAAGAATTTCCAGGTTTCATTCAAAACTCAAAGAATTTGTCATATTTAGACCTCTCCAGCAACAACATTCGTCAAATTCCCAGCTGGTTGCCTTCCACGGCTTGGGATTCACTAACTTACCTAAATCTGTCTTATAATGCTATATCTACTCCTTTCATGCCACCTTGGAAGAGTCTTTCTGTATTGGATATTCGATCAAATCAGCTTCAAGGTCCGCTGCCAATTTCAATATGCAATTTAGAAGTCCTCTTCTTTCTTGACATGTCTGAAAACAAATTCAGCGGTGAAATTCCACATTGTTTCGGAAACTTCAGTAGCGGACTGGCTGTGCTCAATCTGAAAAATAATCGCCTTCAAGGAAGCATTGGTATGACTTTTGCCTGGAACAATGGTTTGAGATATCTTGGATTGCAGGGCAACCTTTTTGAAGGGCAGTTGCCAAGATCTTTGGTGAAGTGTGAAAAACTGGAAGTCTTTGATGTAGGgaataacaaaataaatgacACATTCCCTACGTGGGTGGAAAATCTCAAGGAGCTCAATGTTTTGGTTCTGAAATCGAATCGATTCTTTGGAACCATAGACAataatttcaaaacaaaaaGCCCATTCAAGAAGTTGCAAATTATGGATCTGTCCAACAACGAGTTCACTGGTGTAGTACCTATAAGGCTTCTAACAAGCTTGAGAGCAATGATGAATTCAGACAGAACTGAATCAAGAGCAATGTACATGGGCGCTGGCTATATCGGTTATGACAATGATTACAGATATTCGTTAAGCATATCCATGAAAGGGCTATCAATGGAATTACCCCAAATCATAACAACTCTCACAGCCATTGATTTATCAAGCAACAGATTCAGTGGAGAGATCGACGACGTCATCGGTAGCCTGGTTGGCCTCGAAGTTCTGAACTTATCCCATAACAGATTCTCTGGCCATATTCCCTCCTCCTTTGGGAATTTGAGTTCCCTTGAATCATTGGACATCTCTTGCAATCAAATTGATGGAGAGATCCCACAGCAACTTACAATGATGACCTCGCTTGAATTCTTAAACCTCTCACAGAATCATCTTGTGGGACGCATTCCTCAAGGTAACCAATTCAATACATTTTCCAATGATTCATACAAGGGGAACGTGGGACTGTGTGGACTCCCACTAACAAAGAAGTGCAGCGAATCTGATTTTGTGGTGCCACCACCACTTCCTATAGATCAAGAAGAAGAGCAATCGAATTTCTTCAGTGGATTTACATGGAAACCGGTGATGATAggatatggttttggaattgtCCTTGGACTTGCTTTGGGATGGCTAATGTTTGCAACAGGAAAACCACAATGGATCGTAAAGTTTGTTGAAGACGCGACATATAAACAGAAAACTCGTTGA
- the LOC113706701 gene encoding cationic amino acid transporter 6, chloroplastic-like, whose protein sequence is MAAIDPPETSGSMTFSTYLHSLSQTPKRLKKRILATWTPDQEVNKVRLRSGADMKRKLTWYDLVALGVGGMLGVGVFVTTGPVALDISGPSVFISYIIAGISALLSSLCYTEFSIEIPVAGGAFSYLRVTFGEFVGYFAGANILMEYVLSNAAVARSFTEYLCTAFGRNDPNSWRVEVDGLVKGYNMLDFPAVALTAVLTLCLCHSTKESSILNLAMTVFHVAFFGFIIIAGFQNGSPKNLIKPGGLTPFGAKGVLDGAAKVYFSYIGYDSVSTMAEEIRNPSRNLPIGIVGSVLIVSALYCLMALSLCLLVPYNQIPERASFSVVFRNIGWKWASNLVGVGASLGIVASLLVAMLGQARYLCVIGRARLVPSWLAKVHSKTGTPLNATIFLGFCQASIALFTELDIVIEMISIGTLLVFYLVANALLYRRYVITSSHPPFPTLLFLILLTCTSIGFSISWKLKRHWWGLPLFGGLMITITALFQYLMAPPASQRQEPAKWSVPFMPWPAAISIFLNVFLMTTLQKLSYQRFGIWACFITLFYVVYGVHSTYQAEEMEVCVDNGVTTNSSVQPTKFDIQVL, encoded by the exons ATGGCAGCAATTGATCCGCCTGAAACATCTGGATCTATGACCTTCTCTACTTACCTTCATTCGCTCTCTCAGACGCCTAAGAGGCTTAAGAAGAGAATATTAGCAACATGGACACCAGACCAAGAGGTCAATAAAGTCAGGCTCAGGTCTGGTGCAGACATGAAGAGAAAACTAACCTGGTATGATTTAGTGGCTCTTGGAGTTGGAGGAATGCTTGGTGTCGGAGTATTCGTTACTACCGGTCCTGTTGCTCTAGATATCTCCGGTCCTTCTGTTTTCATTTCATACATAATAGCAGGAATATCAGCTCTACTCTCTTCTTTGTGCTATACTGAATTTTCCATTGAGATTCCGGTTGCTGGTGGCGCATTTAGTTACCTGAGAGTTACTTTTG GAGAATTTGTGGGCTACTTTGCTGGTGCCAACATACTGATGGAGTACGTCTTATCAAATGCTGCTGTTGCAAGAAGTTTCACGGAGTATCTCTGCACTGCTTTTGGAAGGAACGATCCAAACTCATGGAGAGTTGAAGTGGATGGATTAGTAAAGGGTTATAACATGTTGGACTTTCCAGCAGTTGCTTTAACTGCTGTTCTAACTCTGTGCTTGTGTCATAG TACAAAGGAAAGCTCAATTTTGAACCTAGCGATGACAGTGTTCCATGTAGCTTTCTTTGGTTTTATTATCATTGCTGGTTTTCAAAATGGAAGCCCCAAAAACTTGATCAAACCAGGAGGCCTGACTCCTTTTGGTGCTAAGGGAGTCCTTGATGGTGCAGCAAAAGTCTATTTCAGTTATATAGGCTATGATTCAGTTTCAACAATGGCAGAAGAGATCAGGAATCCTTCAAGAAACCTCCCAATTGGAATTGTGGGTTCAGTACTTATTGTTTCTGCACTTTATTGCCTCATGGCCTTGTCTTTGTGCTTGTTGGTTCCTTATAACCAG ATTCCAGAGAGGGCATCGTTTTCGGTTGTTTTTCGAAATATAGGTTGGAAATGGGCAAGCAACTTAGTAGGAGTTGGTGCAAGCCTGGGAATTGTGGCTTCTCTCCTGGTTGCCATGCTAGGCCAAGCAAGATATCTTTGTGTTATTGGGAGGGCCCGGCTTGTGCCATCCTGGTTAGCTAAAGTGCATTCGAAGACAGGCACCCCACTAAACGCAACTATATTCTTGG GATTTTGCCAAGCATCAATTGCACTCTTCACAGAACTGGACATTGTGATTGAGATGATCTCCATTGGAACCCTTCTGGTGTTCTACCTGGTGGCTAATGCTCTCCTATATCGTCGATACGTAATCACAAGCAGCCATCCTCCATTCCCCACTCTCCTGTTTCTCATCCTCCTCACTTGCACCTCAATTGGCTTCTCCATTTCTTGGAAGCTGAAAAGACACTGGTGGGGTCTACCATTATTTGGTGGGCTGATGATCACTATCACTGCCCTTTTCCAATATCTTATGGCCCCTCCTGCTAGCCAGCGCCAGGAACCTGCCAAATGGTCAGTGCCCTTCATGCCATGGCCGGCTGCAATATCCATCTTTCTCAATGTTTTTCTCATGACTACCTTACAAAAGCTTTCCTACCAAAGATTTGGTATATGGGCATGCTTTATTACTTTGTTTTATGTAGTGTATGGTGTTCACTCTACATATCAGGCAGAAGAAATGGAAGTATGTGTTGATAATGGTGTCACCACAAACTCATCCGTTCAGCCGACAAAGTTTGATATCCAAGTTTTATAA